A region of the Synechococcus sp. PCC 7502 genome:
AGGTAAAACGTCCAGCGATCGCCCCTGTTTCTGAGTAACCTTCATTGCGTAAATAAAATCCTTTAATCACTTCGGCATCATCTAAGACTTCAGCAGCAGTGGGTAATGCTGGCAGAGGTTGGGTTGCACTAGCAGAAGTAACATAGATGTCTGGTACAAATAATGCTTTTAAGCTCATAGAGACTTTTTCTCCTTTTTCCGAAGTTGTATCAAAGGTGATCGCAAAACCGGGCAGTGTAATCTCTTGGTTATTTTGACTATTAAATTGCTGTAAGTCAACTTGAATAGATAAGCGATCGCTTGGGATCAGCAGTTTTTGCTTATCTTCATTGGTTAGGGGTGTGACTTGAAACTCGGTGTAGGATCGTTCTACTTCATTTTCCGCAGGTGTGTGATAGGTCCTTTCGGTTTTCCATAGCCCTGAACAATTAGAAAAGAACTCTTCTATTCCTAGCA
Encoded here:
- a CDS encoding phycobiliprotein lyase — its product is MLGIEEFFSNCSGLWKTERTYHTPAENEVERSYTEFQVTPLTNEDKQKLLIPSDRLSIQVDLQQFNSQNNQEITLPGFAITFDTTSEKGEKVSMSLKALFVPDIYVTSASATQPLPALPTAAEVLDDAEVIKGFYLRNEGYSETGAIAGRFTYQPTRQTLEMTTYYKRSVAVDQMRFITPNLRLRTILTYKREGDTVPVEVTLVGFGLEQRYPLN